The Shewanella sp. KX20019 genome window below encodes:
- a CDS encoding LPS-assembly lipoprotein LptE, whose translation MLIRRILLATLALSVLLSAGCGFKLQGSYSIPEQLQTLSLTSQDEYSELTRLVHERLRLNRIAVVEPAHDIPTVRIISDSLDRSTLSIYPTGNVAEYELIYQVSFAVQLPDTESQRFEVDIHRDYLDDPRTALAKSREMQLLLKEMRIQAADRIIQALAAIEVN comes from the coding sequence ATGCTAATTAGACGCATACTTTTAGCAACCTTAGCACTGAGTGTACTGCTCAGTGCGGGTTGCGGCTTTAAATTACAGGGAAGCTACTCCATCCCTGAACAGTTGCAAACATTGAGCTTAACCAGCCAAGACGAATACAGTGAATTAACTCGTCTAGTGCATGAACGTTTAAGACTTAATCGTATTGCCGTTGTAGAGCCAGCACATGATATCCCAACGGTTCGTATTATTAGTGACTCGCTAGACCGCTCCACCCTGTCTATTTACCCAACGGGTAACGTGGCTGAGTACGAGTTGATCTACCAAGTCTCTTTTGCTGTACAACTGCCTGATACTGAATCTCAGCGATTTGAAGTTGATATTCATCGCGATTACTTGGACGATCCGCGTACCGCGTTAGCAAAGAGTCGAGAGATGCAATTGCTACTCAAAGAGATGCGTATTCAAGCTGCCGATCGTATTATTCAAGCTCTGGCAGCTATCGAGGTTAATTGA
- the nadD gene encoding nicotinate-nucleotide adenylyltransferase, with the protein MKVGILGGTFDPIHFGHIRPAIEVQQQLKLDEVWLMPNHIPPHKNGTHVSTDDRLAMAQAVCDQFPQLKLCEIEANRDTPSYTATTLAVLRQQYPMHEFYFLMGMDSFLGLQSWYQWQSLFDLCHIVVCQRPGWQLSKRHPMQAVLTQRSAQTAAMAKTGLIFRVSITEQPFSSTQIRTALSQGMSVNDALPSSVQLYIKQHRLYGSKT; encoded by the coding sequence ATGAAAGTCGGTATTCTAGGCGGCACCTTCGACCCGATACATTTTGGTCATATTCGTCCCGCGATTGAAGTACAACAGCAGCTTAAGCTAGATGAGGTTTGGCTAATGCCAAACCATATTCCGCCGCACAAAAATGGCACCCACGTTAGCACTGATGACCGCTTGGCAATGGCGCAGGCTGTATGCGATCAATTTCCACAGCTGAAGCTATGCGAAATCGAAGCTAATCGAGACACTCCTTCTTATACTGCCACCACATTAGCAGTGCTTCGACAACAATACCCAATGCATGAATTCTATTTTCTAATGGGGATGGATTCATTTTTAGGGCTACAGAGTTGGTATCAATGGCAGAGTCTATTTGATCTGTGCCACATCGTAGTGTGCCAACGACCGGGTTGGCAACTATCGAAACGGCACCCAATGCAGGCAGTGTTAACTCAACGCAGTGCTCAAACAGCAGCAATGGCTAAAACAGGGTTGATCTTTCGCGTATCAATCACAGAGCAGCCCTTTTCGTCGACGCAGATTCGCACCGCTCTTAGCCAAGGTATGTCGGTTAATGATGCATTACCCTCCAGCGTTCAACTGTATATAAAGCAGCATCGACTATATGGCTCAAAGACTTAG
- the holA gene encoding DNA polymerase III subunit delta yields the protein MRVYPDQLLRNLSPLPQCCLIFGDDPWLCEQSRSALYQVARQQGFDEKIQLTQETGFSWNELIEQWQAMSLFSSRRIIELTMPTAKPGTEGSAMFQSLMQMDNPDVLLILTGPKLAAEQTKSKWFKSLDAKGVYVPCITPEGAQFQRWLDTRINHYALSLSRDSRDMLFALYEGNLLAADQALQLLQLLSPTAPIDPEQLTQYFEDQSRFSVFQLTDAMLSNQQDKAQHILSQLKSEGVAMPIILWSLFKELSVLLQLKTAEANGQPIQALWSKLRVWDKRKPLYQQALKRLSLPQVETLLATSSVLELKLKQQGIEDWTGLSHISLLFDAKAHAALKHIAID from the coding sequence ATGCGGGTATACCCAGATCAATTACTGAGAAACCTCAGCCCCTTGCCTCAATGCTGTCTTATTTTTGGTGATGACCCATGGTTATGCGAACAAAGCCGCAGTGCTTTATATCAAGTAGCAAGACAGCAAGGTTTTGATGAGAAAATTCAATTAACTCAAGAAACCGGCTTTAGTTGGAATGAGTTAATCGAGCAATGGCAAGCCATGAGTTTGTTTTCCAGTCGCCGTATTATTGAGCTTACAATGCCCACTGCGAAGCCGGGCACTGAAGGTAGCGCGATGTTCCAATCATTAATGCAGATGGATAACCCTGATGTGTTACTGATCCTAACGGGTCCTAAACTCGCTGCCGAGCAAACCAAGAGTAAATGGTTTAAGTCGTTAGACGCAAAAGGTGTATACGTCCCCTGTATTACCCCTGAAGGTGCTCAATTTCAGCGTTGGCTTGATACAAGAATCAACCATTACGCATTGTCTTTATCTCGAGACTCTCGCGATATGTTGTTTGCACTGTATGAAGGTAATTTACTTGCTGCAGACCAAGCATTGCAGCTACTGCAACTGCTCAGCCCAACGGCACCGATTGATCCCGAGCAGCTAACCCAGTATTTTGAAGACCAGTCGCGTTTTAGTGTTTTCCAGTTAACTGACGCGATGTTGAGTAACCAGCAAGATAAGGCGCAACATATTTTGTCACAGCTGAAAAGTGAAGGCGTAGCAATGCCAATCATACTCTGGTCACTATTCAAAGAGTTGAGCGTATTACTACAGCTCAAAACAGCTGAAGCCAATGGTCAACCAATACAAGCCCTTTGGAGTAAGTTGCGCGTATGGGACAAACGTAAGCCATTGTATCAACAGGCACTCAAACGTTTATCCCTACCACAAGTCGAAACACTGCTAGCGACCTCATCAGTACTTGAGTTAAAGCTAAAGCAGCAAGGTATAGAGGATTGGACTGGACTGAGCCACATCAGTCTGCTTTTCGATGCTAAAGCCCATGCAGCACTCAAACACATAGCGATCGACTAA
- the rsfS gene encoding ribosome silencing factor, giving the protein MESAELKQFVIDKVEDLKAKDIVVMDVSDKSNIADFMVVCTGNSKTHVKAIAENLVVESKRAGLKILGVEGRESSEWVLVDLGDVIMHVMQDQTRDYYQLEKLWSEKPE; this is encoded by the coding sequence GTGGAAAGCGCCGAGCTAAAGCAATTTGTAATCGATAAGGTTGAAGACCTTAAAGCCAAAGATATTGTTGTAATGGACGTATCTGATAAATCTAACATCGCCGACTTTATGGTGGTTTGTACTGGTAATTCAAAAACTCATGTTAAAGCAATCGCTGAAAACTTAGTGGTTGAATCAAAGCGCGCTGGCCTAAAGATTTTAGGCGTAGAAGGCCGTGAAAGCAGCGAATGGGTTCTTGTTGACCTAGGCGATGTCATCATGCATGTAATGCAAGACCAAACTCGCGACTACTACCAGCTTGAAAAGCTATGGTCAGAAAAACCTGAATAA
- the rlmH gene encoding 23S rRNA (pseudouridine(1915)-N(3))-methyltransferase RlmH yields MKIQLVAVGTRMPDWVETGFKEYQRRFPRDMALELIEIPAGKRGKNADIARILQKEGELMLAAIPKGNHIVSLDLPGKNLKTPELAQQMNKWLLDGRDVSLLIGGPEGLSPDCKKAAAQSWCLSALTLPHPLVRVIVAESLYRGWSINNNHPYHRE; encoded by the coding sequence ATGAAAATTCAGTTAGTTGCAGTAGGGACCCGCATGCCAGATTGGGTCGAAACAGGTTTTAAAGAATATCAGCGCCGCTTTCCTCGAGATATGGCGCTTGAGTTAATTGAAATCCCCGCTGGCAAACGCGGTAAAAATGCCGATATAGCTCGTATCCTCCAAAAAGAGGGCGAGTTAATGTTGGCTGCAATCCCTAAGGGTAACCATATCGTCAGCCTCGACCTTCCAGGTAAAAACCTGAAGACACCCGAGTTGGCGCAGCAGATGAACAAATGGCTACTTGATGGCCGAGATGTCAGTCTGTTAATTGGCGGCCCCGAGGGGCTATCACCCGACTGTAAAAAAGCAGCAGCGCAAAGTTGGTGCTTATCAGCGTTAACTCTTCCCCACCCTTTGGTCCGAGTGATTGTTGCTGAAAGCCTTTATCGAGGCTGGAGTATTAATAATAATCACCCTTATCATAGAGAATAA